The proteins below come from a single Sphingomonas carotinifaciens genomic window:
- a CDS encoding DUF6438 domain-containing protein: MTKTLSLIALTAVLAGCTTMTDSAADGAAAATGETIRYSVSPCYGTCPVYAVTVLPNGQVTFDGQEHVAARGQQERQAGVAAYRRLAAALAPYRPMTGATAQTRCEQQVSDQQGYRIAWVGDDGRETVLTHDRGCISPTNRALNKVMDGVPAMLGLGGWIGR, translated from the coding sequence ATGACGAAGACTTTGAGCCTGATCGCACTAACCGCAGTGCTGGCCGGCTGCACGACGATGACGGATAGCGCGGCGGACGGGGCCGCGGCTGCAACGGGTGAGACGATCCGCTACAGCGTGTCGCCCTGCTACGGGACGTGCCCGGTCTATGCGGTGACGGTGTTGCCGAACGGGCAGGTGACGTTCGACGGGCAGGAGCATGTCGCCGCCAGGGGGCAGCAGGAACGACAGGCGGGCGTCGCCGCCTATCGCCGCCTTGCCGCCGCTTTGGCCCCCTATCGCCCGATGACCGGGGCCACCGCGCAGACCCGGTGCGAGCAGCAGGTGAGCGACCAGCAGGGCTATCGCATCGCCTGGGTCGGGGACGATGGGCGCGAGACGGTGCTGACGCACGATCGCGGCTGCATATCGCCGACGAACCGGGCGTTGAACAAGGTCATGGACGGCGTGCCGGCGATGCTGGGCCTTGGCGGGTGGATCGGCCGCTGA
- a CDS encoding putative O-glycosylation ligase, exosortase A system-associated — translation MRDLVFIAFLAALFGFGLKRPFLLVLVYIYIDIVSPQRLTYYLLNAVPISLIAVLAAVGGWALTDDKRGLRIAPRQILIGLLLVYCGITTRFADFPIEAADKWDWVWKALAFGAFLPFTLRTRLRIEALLLFMTLSAGSIIIVGGIKTLASGGGYGELNLMVTNNTGLYEGSIISAVAITMIPIILWLAKYGTIFRPDWRVRGFAWALVFACLLIPVGTSARTGLLCIGLLAVLMLRDVKRRLLYLAALGVAGLIATPLLPSSYTERMGTIKTYQGDESASTRLAVWAWTWDYAKSHPLGGGFNAYLQNRVSYELVETSGTAANTQTDRRRAQDKARAYHSSYFEVLGEQGWPGVILWLSINIGGLIRMEILRRRHRSEDDPLRWGGALAGALQHAHLVYLLGAAFVGIAFNPFIYQLIGAQIGLDTYLTARRSAATKRNFARHAAAAAA, via the coding sequence GTGCGTGATCTCGTCTTTATCGCATTTCTGGCGGCGCTGTTCGGCTTCGGGCTGAAACGGCCGTTCCTGCTCGTCCTCGTCTATATCTATATCGACATCGTCTCGCCGCAGCGGCTGACCTATTATCTGCTCAACGCGGTGCCGATCTCGCTGATCGCGGTGCTCGCCGCGGTCGGCGGCTGGGCCCTGACCGACGACAAGCGGGGCCTGCGCATCGCGCCCCGCCAGATCCTGATCGGGCTGCTGCTCGTCTATTGCGGCATTACCACGCGCTTCGCCGATTTCCCCATCGAGGCGGCCGACAAATGGGATTGGGTGTGGAAGGCGCTGGCATTCGGCGCGTTTCTGCCGTTCACGCTGCGCACCCGGCTCAGGATCGAGGCGCTGTTGCTGTTCATGACGCTGTCGGCCGGGTCGATCATCATCGTCGGCGGGATCAAGACGCTGGCATCGGGCGGCGGCTATGGCGAGCTGAACCTGATGGTGACCAACAATACCGGGCTGTACGAGGGCAGCATCATCTCGGCGGTGGCGATCACGATGATCCCGATCATCCTGTGGCTGGCGAAATACGGCACCATCTTCCGGCCCGACTGGCGGGTGCGCGGCTTTGCCTGGGCGCTGGTCTTCGCCTGCCTGTTGATCCCGGTCGGCACCTCGGCGCGCACCGGCCTGCTCTGCATCGGCCTGCTCGCGGTCCTGATGCTGCGCGACGTGAAGCGGCGCCTGCTCTATCTGGCCGCACTCGGTGTCGCGGGGCTGATCGCCACCCCGCTGCTGCCCTCTTCCTATACGGAGCGGATGGGTACGATCAAAACCTATCAGGGCGACGAATCCGCCTCCACCCGGCTCGCCGTCTGGGCATGGACCTGGGATTACGCCAAGTCGCACCCCCTGGGCGGCGGCTTCAACGCCTATCTGCAGAACCGGGTGAGCTACGAACTGGTCGAGACCTCGGGCACCGCGGCCAACACGCAAACCGACCGCCGCCGCGCGCAGGACAAGGCCCGCGCCTATCACAGCAGCTATTTCGAGGTGCTGGGCGAACAGGGCTGGCCCGGCGTCATCCTGTGGCTGTCGATCAATATCGGGGGACTGATCCGCATGGAAATCCTACGCCGCCGCCACCGCTCGGAGGACGATCCCCTGCGCTGGGGCGGCGCGCTCGCCGGCGCGCTCCAGCACGCGCACCTCGTCTATCTGCTCGGCGCCGCCTTTGTCGGCATCGCCTTCAACCCCTTCATCTACCAGTTGATCGGCGCCCAGATCGGCCTGGACACCTATCTCACCGCCAGACGCAGCGCCGCCACCAAACGCAACTTCGCGCGCCATGCCGCCGCAGCGGCTGCCTGA
- a CDS encoding transglutaminase-like domain-containing protein: protein MRLSIEVRLDYGFAEPADVLLQVEAAAMADQRIEQESLILWSDTAIAAVPGEDGIGQRCWARGEGRLVAEYRAVVQVERPAVVLADYGATPARALPGAVVAYLMPSRYCPSDRFEGFVRAEFAGLSGGALAQALADWVRASLRYRAGTSSGVTTALDTFAMRAGVCRDYAHLLVALARAAAIPARCVSAYAPGVDPPDFHAVAELWLDGAWRLVDPTGMASCRDIARVAVGRDATDIAFMTIWGEAVMYGQSVTVRELC, encoded by the coding sequence ATGCGGCTGTCGATCGAAGTGCGGCTCGACTACGGCTTTGCCGAACCGGCGGACGTGCTGTTGCAGGTGGAGGCCGCCGCGATGGCCGATCAGCGTATCGAGCAGGAGTCGCTCATCCTCTGGTCCGATACCGCGATCGCCGCAGTGCCGGGCGAGGACGGGATCGGGCAGCGATGCTGGGCACGCGGCGAGGGGCGGCTGGTCGCCGAATATCGCGCGGTGGTGCAGGTGGAGCGGCCGGCGGTGGTGCTGGCAGACTACGGCGCGACCCCGGCCCGTGCGCTGCCCGGTGCGGTGGTCGCCTATCTGATGCCGAGCCGATATTGTCCGTCCGACCGGTTCGAAGGCTTTGTCCGGGCCGAATTCGCCGGGCTGTCCGGCGGGGCGCTGGCGCAGGCGCTGGCCGATTGGGTGCGGGCGTCCCTGCGCTACCGGGCGGGGACGAGCAGCGGGGTGACCACGGCGCTCGACACCTTTGCGATGCGCGCCGGTGTGTGCCGGGACTATGCCCATCTGCTGGTGGCGCTGGCACGGGCGGCGGCGATCCCGGCGCGGTGCGTCTCGGCCTATGCGCCCGGTGTCGATCCGCCCGACTTCCATGCGGTGGCCGAGCTGTGGCTGGACGGAGCATGGCGCCTGGTCGACCCGACGGGCATGGCGTCGTGCCGGGATATCGCGCGCGTCGCGGTCGGGCGGGATGCGACGGATATCGCCTTCATGACGATCTGGGGCGAGGCGGTGATGTATGGCCAGTCGGTCACCGTGCGCGAACTGTGCTGA
- a CDS encoding superoxide dismutase family protein gives MKTLSIATTTLLLTLAACNDDLKTGAPVPEGRSATAMLRTAAGADAGRATATEVADGIRITVDASNIPAGTHGTHVHTTGRCDAPDFTTAGGHWNPTERKHGTMNPQGPHQGDLPNMIVGTDGRGTIALTVPGATLASLLDADGAAMVVHAAADDLKTDPSGNSGGRIACGVFQPA, from the coding sequence ATGAAGACGCTTTCCATCGCCACCACCACGCTGCTGCTGACGCTTGCCGCCTGCAACGACGATCTGAAGACGGGCGCCCCCGTGCCGGAGGGCCGCTCGGCGACCGCCATGCTGCGCACCGCCGCCGGGGCCGATGCCGGCCGCGCCACCGCGACCGAAGTCGCCGACGGCATCCGCATCACGGTGGACGCCAGCAACATACCCGCCGGCACGCACGGCACCCATGTCCACACCACCGGCCGCTGCGACGCGCCCGACTTCACCACCGCCGGCGGTCACTGGAACCCCACCGAGCGCAAGCACGGCACGATGAACCCGCAGGGGCCGCATCAGGGCGACCTGCCCAACATGATCGTCGGCACCGACGGCCGCGGCACGATCGCCCTCACCGTTCCGGGTGCGACACTCGCCTCGCTGCTCGATGCCGATGGCGCCGCGATGGTCGTCCACGCGGCTGCCGACGACCTGAAGACCGACCCATCGGGCAACAGCGGCGGCCGCATCGCCTGCGGCGTGTTCCAGCCCGCCTGA
- a CDS encoding Bax inhibitor-1/YccA family protein has product MANWSDPRPSAAPFGTTANKTGSTAVDAGLRSYMLSVYNYMSSGVLLTGIVALLFAWGGASSPAAQVFMGGGLLKYVIMFAPLGFVFALSFGQMRMKTSTMQMLFWAFAIVMGLSLSTIFLVYSPLAIAQAFFATAAGFAALSLYGYTTKRDLSVFGTFLIIGVVGLLVASIINMFLQSGPMGMVISAVGVLLFAGLTAYDTQRTKEMYYQVRGTDMQGRVVIMSALSLYLDFINMFLFILRLFGGNRD; this is encoded by the coding sequence ATGGCTAACTGGTCTGATCCACGGCCGAGCGCCGCGCCGTTCGGAACCACCGCCAACAAGACGGGCTCTACCGCGGTCGACGCGGGTCTGCGCTCGTACATGCTGTCCGTCTACAACTACATGTCCTCCGGCGTGCTGCTGACGGGTATCGTCGCGCTGCTGTTCGCGTGGGGCGGTGCATCGAGCCCGGCCGCGCAGGTGTTCATGGGCGGCGGGCTGCTGAAATACGTCATCATGTTCGCGCCGCTGGGCTTCGTGTTCGCGCTGAGCTTCGGCCAGATGCGGATGAAGACCTCGACGATGCAGATGCTGTTCTGGGCATTCGCGATCGTGATGGGCCTGTCGCTGTCGACGATCTTCCTGGTCTACAGCCCGCTGGCGATCGCGCAGGCGTTCTTCGCCACCGCGGCCGGTTTCGCGGCGCTGAGCCTGTATGGCTACACCACCAAGCGTGACCTGTCGGTGTTCGGCACCTTCCTGATCATCGGTGTCGTCGGCCTGCTCGTCGCCAGCATCATCAACATGTTCCTGCAATCGGGCCCGATGGGCATGGTGATCAGCGCGGTGGGTGTGCTGCTGTTCGCAGGACTGACCGCCTATGACACGCAGCGGACCAAGGAGATGTATTATCAGGTCCGCGGCACGGACATGCAGGGCCGGGTGGTCATCATGTCGGCGCTGAGCCTGTATCTGGACTTCATCAACATGTTCCTGTTCATCCTGCGCCTGTTCGGCGGCAATCGCGACTGA
- a CDS encoding TIGR04063 family PEP-CTERM/XrtA system glycosyltransferase, with amino-acid sequence MRILHILDHGLPLQSGYTFRTRAILKAQEARGWQVAAVTGPRQGTSAQAVEAVDGLTFHRTAGPVPAGWRGEIGGVARYAGRIEAAVDAFRPDILHAHSPVLDALAALVVARRRKLPLVYEIRAFWEDAAVGNGTGREGSARYRATRALETWACRRADAVAVICEGLKTDLIGRGIDPAKLTVSPNGVDLGVFGTPVPRDAALAAELGLEGGEVIGFIGSFYDYEGLDDLIAAMPRLVAARPLARLLMVGGGPMEAALRAQAAASPVAAAIRFVGRVPHDQVERYYSLVDILAYPRKRMRLTDLVTPLKPLEAMAQRRLVAASDVGGHRELIRDGETGTLFPPDDPAALADALATLLDNRGQWDERRNKGRKFVEDERNWSSNIARYAPVYQRLIDVAPMDH; translated from the coding sequence ATGCGTATCCTGCACATACTGGACCATGGCCTGCCGCTGCAAAGCGGATACACCTTCCGCACCCGCGCGATCCTGAAAGCCCAGGAAGCGCGCGGGTGGCAGGTCGCGGCGGTGACCGGCCCGCGCCAGGGCACGAGCGCGCAGGCGGTGGAAGCGGTGGACGGCCTGACCTTTCACCGCACAGCAGGGCCGGTGCCGGCGGGATGGCGCGGCGAGATCGGCGGGGTGGCGCGCTATGCCGGCCGGATCGAGGCGGCGGTGGATGCGTTTCGGCCCGACATCCTGCATGCCCATTCGCCGGTGCTGGATGCCCTGGCCGCGCTGGTCGTCGCACGGCGGCGCAAATTGCCGCTGGTGTATGAGATTCGCGCCTTCTGGGAGGATGCGGCGGTCGGCAACGGCACGGGGCGCGAAGGATCGGCGCGCTACCGCGCCACGCGCGCGCTGGAGACATGGGCCTGTCGCCGGGCCGATGCGGTGGCGGTGATCTGCGAAGGGCTGAAGACCGACCTGATCGGACGGGGGATCGACCCGGCCAAGCTGACCGTCTCGCCCAACGGCGTCGACCTCGGAGTGTTCGGCACGCCGGTGCCGCGGGATGCGGCGCTGGCGGCGGAACTGGGGCTGGAGGGCGGCGAGGTGATCGGCTTCATCGGCAGCTTTTATGATTATGAAGGGCTGGACGACCTGATCGCGGCGATGCCGCGGCTGGTGGCGGCGCGGCCGCTGGCCCGGTTGCTGATGGTCGGCGGCGGGCCGATGGAGGCGGCGCTTCGCGCGCAGGCGGCGGCGTCGCCGGTGGCCGCGGCGATCCGCTTCGTCGGCCGTGTGCCGCATGACCAGGTGGAGCGATATTACAGCCTGGTCGACATATTGGCCTATCCGCGCAAGCGAATGCGGCTGACCGATCTGGTCACCCCGTTGAAGCCGCTGGAGGCGATGGCGCAGCGGCGGCTGGTCGCGGCATCGGACGTGGGGGGACATCGCGAGTTGATTCGCGATGGCGAGACGGGCACGCTGTTCCCGCCCGACGATCCGGCGGCGCTGGCGGATGCGCTGGCGACGCTGCTGGACAATCGCGGGCAATGGGACGAACGACGGAACAAGGGGCGCAAGTTCGTGGAAGACGAGCGTAACTGGTCGTCAAATATTGCGCGCTATGCCCCTGTCTATCAGCGGCTGATCGATGTCGCGCCGATGGATCACTGA
- a CDS encoding DNA topoisomerase IB — MPTKLVYCDDTKPGITRKKVRGGWGYWNAKGERITDRDEIDRLNRIGLPPAYVNAWYCPRANGHVQAVGWDEKGRKQYRYHTDFREAQEAAKYERCAEFGHALPRLRKRVEADLALRGLCKERAVAAVVRLLDIAHIRVGNEAYAAANKSFGATTLRKRHGKVKGQTLKLRYQGKSGKVRDCRITDRSLARFVKSCQDLDEQHLFAWLDDAGEAHPVTSSDVNAYIKQATGGDFTAKHFRTWAASVTAFEALARAESDLSLKALLEPVVARLGNTPAIARKSYVHPSLIALVKKGQSSFRQALRLPRAKRHLSREECGLIAFLEQGTPALAAA, encoded by the coding sequence ATGCCCACCAAACTCGTCTATTGCGATGACACCAAGCCCGGCATCACGCGCAAAAAGGTGCGTGGCGGCTGGGGCTATTGGAACGCGAAGGGCGAGCGCATCACCGACCGGGACGAGATCGACCGGCTGAACCGGATCGGCCTGCCCCCGGCCTATGTGAATGCCTGGTATTGCCCCCGGGCGAACGGCCACGTCCAGGCGGTCGGCTGGGACGAGAAGGGCCGCAAGCAATATCGTTATCACACCGACTTCCGCGAAGCGCAGGAAGCGGCGAAATACGAACGCTGCGCCGAATTCGGCCACGCGCTGCCGCGTTTGCGTAAACGGGTGGAGGCGGATCTGGCCTTGCGCGGGCTTTGCAAGGAGCGCGCCGTGGCCGCCGTCGTCCGGCTGCTCGACATCGCGCATATCCGCGTCGGGAACGAGGCCTATGCCGCCGCCAACAAGAGTTTCGGCGCGACCACGCTGCGCAAGCGCCATGGTAAGGTAAAGGGCCAGACGCTCAAGCTGCGCTATCAGGGCAAGTCGGGCAAGGTGCGCGACTGCCGCATCACCGATCGCTCGCTCGCGCGCTTCGTCAAAAGCTGCCAGGATCTGGACGAACAGCATCTGTTCGCCTGGCTGGACGATGCGGGCGAGGCGCATCCCGTCACCTCTTCCGACGTGAACGCCTATATCAAGCAGGCGACGGGCGGCGATTTCACCGCCAAGCATTTCCGCACCTGGGCCGCCAGCGTCACCGCGTTCGAGGCGCTGGCCCGCGCCGAAAGCGACCTCAGTTTGAAGGCGCTGCTCGAACCCGTCGTCGCACGGCTCGGCAACACCCCCGCCATCGCACGCAAAAGCTATGTCCACCCTTCGCTGATCGCCCTGGTCAAGAAGGGTCAGTCCAGCTTTCGCCAGGCGCTGCGCCTCCCGCGCGCAAAGCGCCACCTCAGCCGAGAGGAATGCGGCCTGATCGCCTTCCTCGAACAGGGCACGCCGGCCTTAGCGGCCGCCTGA
- a CDS encoding HAD-IA family hydrolase → MPQSRSYAAFLFDMDGTLLNSIPSAIRAWTRFAQRHDLPVEHVLSIMHGVRAIETIRRLAPAGVDPVAEAEALTRDEIADVGDVVEIPGAASMLATLPPDRWALVTSAPRALARARLAAAGLPFPAHSVTADDVSRGKPAPDAFLLGARRLGVDPADCLVWEDTVAGITAAEAAGADVIAVTATHAAPMATPHATITDYRTLSVTQDADGRLMLRFDSET, encoded by the coding sequence ATGCCCCAATCACGCAGCTACGCCGCCTTCCTCTTCGACATGGACGGCACCCTCCTGAACAGCATTCCCTCCGCCATCCGCGCCTGGACCCGCTTCGCACAGCGCCACGACCTGCCGGTCGAACACGTCCTCTCGATCATGCACGGCGTCCGCGCCATCGAAACGATCCGGCGCCTGGCACCGGCCGGCGTCGATCCGGTGGCGGAGGCGGAGGCGCTGACCCGGGACGAGATCGCCGATGTCGGCGATGTGGTGGAGATCCCCGGTGCTGCATCGATGCTGGCGACGCTGCCGCCGGATCGGTGGGCGCTGGTCACCTCCGCGCCGCGCGCATTGGCGCGCGCCCGCCTTGCCGCCGCCGGCCTGCCCTTCCCCGCCCACAGCGTCACGGCGGACGATGTCTCGCGCGGCAAGCCCGCTCCCGACGCCTTCCTCCTCGGTGCCCGGCGCCTCGGGGTCGACCCGGCCGATTGTCTGGTCTGGGAGGATACCGTCGCCGGCATCACCGCGGCCGAGGCGGCGGGTGCCGACGTGATCGCGGTCACCGCCACCCATGCCGCGCCGATGGCGACCCCCCATGCCACCATCACGGACTATCGGACGCTGTCGGTAACCCAGGATGCCGATGGCAGGCTGATGCTGCGGTTCGACTCCGAGACGTAA
- a CDS encoding type 1 glutamine amidotransferase domain-containing protein, which yields MADLSQARVLMLAADGFETVELFEPRKALEAAGAKVSLASLKRDPIQGMEQDLNKAETATPDLTVDEVDTDDYDALVLPGGTCNPDKLRLNERAVEIVTEFMEDDKIVAAICHGPWLLAEADVVDGRRLTSFPSIRTDLENAGADVVDEEVVVDGNLITSRKPDDIPAFNQAIIDALVEELADEPA from the coding sequence ATGGCCGATCTATCCCAAGCCCGCGTCCTGATGCTGGCGGCAGACGGGTTCGAGACCGTCGAGCTGTTCGAACCGCGCAAGGCGCTGGAGGCGGCGGGCGCCAAGGTGAGCCTCGCCTCGCTGAAGCGCGACCCGATCCAGGGCATGGAGCAGGATTTGAACAAGGCGGAGACCGCGACGCCGGACCTGACCGTCGACGAGGTCGACACCGACGATTATGACGCGCTGGTGCTGCCGGGCGGCACCTGCAACCCGGACAAGCTGCGCCTGAACGAGCGCGCGGTGGAGATCGTCACCGAATTTATGGAGGACGACAAGATCGTCGCCGCGATCTGCCACGGCCCCTGGCTGCTGGCGGAGGCGGACGTGGTCGACGGCCGGCGGCTGACCAGCTTCCCCTCGATCCGCACCGACCTGGAAAATGCCGGCGCCGATGTGGTGGACGAGGAAGTCGTGGTCGACGGCAACCTGATCACCAGCCGCAAGCCGGATGACATTCCCGCCTTCAACCAGGCGATCATTGATGCGCTGGTCGAGGAACTGGCCGACGAGCCGGCCTGA
- a CDS encoding NUDIX domain-containing protein — MPDAIPAATLILMRDRPDAAPEILMVERAAALAFAGGALVFPGGRIDPADLARADGHGLPVDDAAARIAAIRETIEEVGIAVGLDAAPGAVSDRAALAGSLSAATLDLAALIPFARWRPDHAVARIFDTRFYLARLPADAPAPEPDGGETVRAFWTTAQAVLNAADAGRAMLIYPTRRTLERLARFANFADAAADAARHPVRTITPFVDHRADGDWLCIPEDSGYPVTAERLAAATRG, encoded by the coding sequence ATGCCTGATGCCATCCCGGCCGCTACCCTGATCCTGATGCGCGACCGCCCTGATGCGGCGCCTGAAATCCTGATGGTCGAGCGGGCCGCGGCACTCGCCTTTGCCGGCGGCGCCCTGGTATTCCCCGGCGGCCGCATCGATCCCGCCGACCTCGCGCGCGCCGATGGTCACGGCCTTCCCGTCGATGACGCTGCCGCACGCATCGCTGCCATCCGGGAGACGATCGAGGAAGTCGGCATCGCTGTCGGCCTGGATGCAGCGCCGGGCGCCGTGTCCGACCGGGCCGCACTTGCCGGGTCGCTCAGCGCGGCGACACTCGATCTTGCCGCGTTGATCCCCTTTGCCCGCTGGCGCCCGGATCATGCAGTGGCGCGCATCTTCGACACGCGCTTCTATCTCGCCCGCCTGCCCGCCGATGCCCCCGCGCCGGAACCGGATGGCGGGGAAACCGTGCGGGCTTTCTGGACGACGGCACAGGCCGTGCTCAACGCCGCCGATGCCGGTCGGGCCATGCTCATCTACCCCACCCGCCGCACGCTGGAGCGCCTTGCCCGCTTCGCCAATTTCGCGGACGCCGCCGCCGACGCGGCCCGTCATCCCGTCCGCACGATCACGCCCTTTGTCGATCACCGCGCCGACGGCGACTGGCTCTGCATCCCGGAGGATAGCGGTTATCCGGTCACCGCGGAACGCCTCGCTGCGGCGACCCGCGGCTGA
- a CDS encoding right-handed parallel beta-helix repeat-containing protein codes for MLPLALILIAGPAVAQGSGAPFTVGNRGFATLQEAVGAIGDGEGTIRIAPGTYRECAVQDAGRIAYVAAVPGRVVFTRVTCEDKAALVLRGRGARVEGIVFSHLEVADGNGAGIRLEKGPLTVENAMFLDSQSGILSADDPAATVTIDHSTFAGLGKDPTGNGAHGIYIGGYGGLTVTASRFERGTGGHYLKSRAKRITVTDSSFDDTRGQATNYMIDLSNGAQGRIAGNTFVVGRNKDNHSTLITVAPEGAKNDSTGLVVENNIATLAPGVTYKPVLVGNWSGEALVLRGNRLGAGISLTARRW; via the coding sequence ATGCTTCCCCTTGCCCTGATCCTGATCGCCGGCCCGGCGGTGGCACAGGGAAGTGGCGCGCCGTTTACCGTCGGCAACCGCGGCTTTGCGACGTTGCAGGAGGCGGTGGGCGCGATCGGCGATGGCGAGGGGACCATCCGCATCGCACCGGGCACCTACCGCGAATGCGCGGTGCAGGATGCGGGTCGCATAGCCTATGTCGCGGCGGTGCCGGGCCGGGTGGTGTTCACGCGCGTCACCTGCGAGGACAAGGCGGCGCTGGTGCTGCGCGGGCGCGGTGCGCGTGTCGAGGGTATCGTGTTCTCCCATCTGGAGGTGGCGGACGGCAATGGCGCGGGTATCCGTCTGGAAAAAGGCCCGCTGACGGTCGAGAACGCGATGTTCCTGGACAGCCAGTCGGGCATCCTGTCCGCCGACGATCCCGCCGCCACGGTCACCATCGATCATTCGACCTTTGCCGGGTTGGGCAAGGACCCGACCGGTAACGGCGCGCATGGCATCTATATCGGCGGCTATGGCGGGCTGACCGTCACTGCCAGCCGGTTCGAGCGGGGCACGGGCGGTCATTATCTGAAAAGCCGCGCCAAGCGGATCACGGTGACCGACAGCAGCTTCGACGATACGCGCGGGCAGGCGACCAACTACATGATCGACCTGTCCAACGGCGCACAGGGCCGGATTGCGGGCAACACCTTCGTGGTGGGGCGCAACAAGGACAATCATTCCACGCTGATCACCGTCGCGCCCGAGGGGGCGAAGAACGATTCGACCGGGCTGGTGGTCGAGAACAACATCGCCACGCTGGCGCCGGGGGTGACGTACAAGCCGGTGCTGGTCGGCAACTGGTCCGGCGAGGCGCTGGTGCTGCGCGGCAACCGGCTGGGTGCGGGGATCAGCCTGACCGCAAGGCGCTGGTGA
- the thpR gene encoding RNA 2',3'-cyclic phosphodiesterase: MPRLFVALRPPPAIRDRLIDVMDGVPHARWQEDEQLHCTLRFIGEVERPVAEDIAAALAQVHAPVPVVSLAGVGAFDHRGRVDTLWAGLHPVDALAHLHRKVDQACVRAGLPPERRAYRPHITVARLSRSAGTAPEIARWQARHLALSSAPFPLPHLILYQSHLTTHAAHYEPVARWPLEPGEDSSGSHDGSPTNDIRE; encoded by the coding sequence ATGCCCCGCCTGTTCGTCGCCCTGCGCCCGCCCCCCGCCATTCGCGACCGGCTGATCGACGTGATGGACGGCGTGCCCCATGCCCGGTGGCAGGAGGACGAGCAGCTTCATTGCACCCTGCGCTTCATCGGCGAGGTGGAGCGGCCGGTAGCGGAGGACATCGCCGCCGCGCTGGCGCAGGTCCATGCGCCCGTGCCGGTGGTATCGCTGGCCGGCGTCGGTGCGTTCGACCATCGCGGTCGCGTCGACACGCTCTGGGCGGGGCTGCACCCGGTCGATGCGCTCGCCCATCTCCATCGCAAGGTCGATCAGGCCTGTGTGCGGGCCGGGCTGCCCCCCGAACGGCGCGCCTATCGCCCGCACATCACGGTGGCGCGCCTGTCCCGCTCCGCCGGCACCGCGCCCGAGATCGCCCGCTGGCAGGCCCGCCACCTCGCCTTGTCCAGCGCCCCCTTCCCCCTCCCCCACCTCATCCTCTACCAGAGCCACCTGACCACCCACGCCGCCCACTACGAACCCGTCGCCCGCTGGCCGCTGGAACCGGGCGAGGATTCAAGCGGTTCGCATGATGGATCACCGACAAACGATATCAGGGAGTGA
- a CDS encoding extensin family protein → MRTLRRTIAALVIGAVVAALLFVAWGIMRGRPQDLPWTPLDLGAPVGLFTGRKLTALGSEFPQCRRLLDKAGVRYTVLPPRRDSAQCGYDDAVRLTGTGAQRIGYRPAGLGIACPVAAALSLWEWTVVQPAAQKRFGSRVTAIDHFGSYNCRRISGRDSSTWSEHATADAIDIAGFRLANGRRITVARDWTGGAENAAFLREVRDGACRLFATTLSPDYNAAHADHLHLDQADRGTAGWRACR, encoded by the coding sequence ATGCGGACGCTGCGCCGAACGATCGCCGCGCTGGTCATCGGCGCCGTCGTCGCGGCGCTGCTGTTCGTCGCCTGGGGAATAATGCGGGGCCGCCCGCAGGATCTGCCCTGGACCCCGCTCGATCTCGGCGCGCCGGTCGGGCTGTTCACCGGCCGCAAGTTGACCGCATTGGGCAGCGAATTTCCGCAATGCCGGCGCCTGCTCGACAAGGCCGGGGTCCGCTACACGGTTTTGCCCCCGCGACGGGACAGCGCGCAATGCGGCTATGACGATGCCGTCCGCCTGACCGGTACGGGGGCGCAGCGTATCGGCTATCGTCCCGCCGGGCTCGGCATCGCCTGTCCGGTCGCCGCAGCCCTGTCGCTCTGGGAATGGACCGTGGTCCAGCCTGCCGCCCAGAAGCGTTTTGGCAGTCGCGTCACCGCCATCGACCATTTCGGCAGCTATAACTGCCGCCGCATCTCCGGGCGCGACAGCAGCACCTGGAGCGAGCATGCCACGGCGGACGCCATCGATATCGCCGGCTTCCGCCTGGCGAACGGGCGGCGCATCACCGTCGCGCGCGACTGGACCGGCGGGGCGGAGAATGCCGCGTTTCTGCGCGAGGTGCGCGACGGCGCCTGCCGGCTGTTCGCCACGACGCTGTCGCCCGACTATAATGCGGCCCATGCCGATCATCTTCACCTCGACCAAGCCGATCGCGGCACCGCCGGCTGGCGGGCATGTCGCTGA